The sequence CGGTCCGAAAGGATTAAATTATATTGCTGACCAGATTCACTTTAAAGCAAATGCACTAAAAGGCGGATTGAAAGCTTTAGGCTATCAGACCGTTGAAGAGCCAATCTTTGACACGGTAAAAATCGTGATGGCTGAAGATGAGAAAGCAAGACTGATGAGAATGATGCTTGATCACAAGTTAAACTTAAACTATTTCACAGAAGGAGTAATCAGCATTGCGATCAACGAAAGTACAACGTTGGAAAAACTGAATGTTTTGATGGCTTCTTTCGCTCAGTTTAAAGACAAGCAGACTTTCAAATTAGAAATAAAAGAAGGATACAGCATTCCTGAAGAAAATCTTAGAAAAGATGAGATTTTGACAGAGGAAGTATTCAACAAATACCATACAGAGACAGAATTGATGCGTTACATCAAACGTCTTGAAAGAAAAGATTTATCATTAACGCATTCGATGATTTCTTTGGGCTCTTGTACAATGAAGCTGAACGCTGCGACTCAAATGTTGCCACTTTCTTGGGATAATTGGGGAGCTGTTCACCCATTTGTACCGGTAAATCAGGCAGGAGGTTATCAGGAAATGATCAAAGAATTAGAGAAAGATCTTTCTGAAATCACAGGTTTTGCAGGAACCTCACTTCAGCCAAACTCTGGCGCGCAGGGAGAATATGCAGGATTGATGGTGATCAGAGAATATCACATCTCAAGAGGCGAAGGTCACAGAAATGTGGTGTTGATTCCTCAGTCTGCACACGGAACCAACCCGGCTTCTGCAGCAATGGCAGGAATGAAAATTGTTGTCGTTAAAAACCTTGAAAGTGGCGAAATTGACTTCGAAGATTTCAAAGCAAAAACAGAGCAGCATTCTGAAAACCTTTCTTGTGTAATGATCACTTATCCGTCAACTTACGGATTCTTTGATGCCAACATTAAAGAAATTACGCAATTAGTTCATGATCACGGCGGACAGGTTTATATGGACGGTGCCAACATGAACGCTCAGGTAGGATATACAAGTCCTGGAAACATCGGAGCAGACGTTTGTCACCTTAATCTTCACAAAACTTTTGCTATTCCTCACGGAGGTGGTGGTCCAGGTGTTGGTCCGATCTGTGTTGCGAAACATTTAGTTCCTTTCTTGCCTACGAATGCTAACATTAAAGTAGGTTCAAAAGAAGCGATTGAAGGAATTTCAGCAGCCCCTTACGGTTCTGGATTGATTCTTAATATTTCTTACGCTTACATCAAAATGTTGGGAACTTCAGGTTTGAAAAAAGCTACTGAGCACGCAATTTTAAATGCAAACTATTTAAAAGAAATCTTAGCAGAACATTTCCCTATTTTATATTCAAATACTGAAGGTAGAGTAGCGCACGAATGTATCGTAGATTTCCGTCAGTTCAAATCTTTAGGAATTGAAGTGGCTGATGTTGCAAAAAGATTGATGGATTACGGTTTCCACGCACCAACGGTTTCTTTCCCGGTTGCAGGAACATTGATGATCGAACCTACAGAATCTGAAAGCAAATCTGAAATCGACCGTTTTGCTGAAGCTCTTATCGCAATCAAGCATGAGATCGATGAGATTGCTAACGGTGAAGCAGATCAGACAAACAACGTACTAAAAAATGCTCCTCACACTGAGCAATTGGTAATTTCTGATTCTTGGGATAAACCATACAGCAGAGAAAAGGCGGCTTATCCTCTACATTGGGTAAGAGATCATAAATTCTTTGCTTCGGTTTCTAGAGTTGATGAAGCTTATGGAGACAGAAACTTGGTTTGTACTTGTGAGCCGATTGAAGCTTATATGTAATTAAAGTTTTTTTAGATATAATAAATCCCTTTCAGTTTTTTGAAAGGGATTTTTTTGGTATTAAAATTGTCTCGAATTGAGCTTAACAGTTTGGATATAATCAAAGTCGAGGAAAACGAAGTACTTCACTTTTGCTAATGTTTATAGAATTGCGCAAGTTCAGCTTTGTATTTTATCCCAGTTTTGGTAATCCCTTATTGTCTAATGGTATTTTAATCTACAGGTAAGTTTATTATTTTTATACATATAAAGTCGCCTGTTATAAACAATATTTTTTCATTTTTATACGCTATAATTTGTGAAATATAATCGCTTCTAATTTGTTTATTGGCATCCAATTCTACTGTAACGTTAATGCTTTGTCCATTTTCTCTATTTAATAATAGTTTTGTATTGGGATTATTATTGAGTAACTTGCCTGTAATTTTATTCGGAATATTCACCCACATTTTAGAAAAAGTTTCTTTTGTTCCTTTAAGGAAAATACTTGGGTTAACTGAAAATCCATTTATACAATTATTAGCCCCCTCACTGACATACGTGTTATCATTCTTTAATACAGAAATTCTTTTTCCACATGTATTATTGGGCAAACTTGCAAAAAATGCCATTGAAAGGTCGTTTTTAAAATTATAGTTTGTACCCAATTTATTCAACATACTCAAATAAAATTCAGTTATTGATTTTTTTTGAGTATTATCTGTCAAAGATTTGTAATCTATTTCAAGACAATAATCGCACTTTTCGCTTGGCTTGCAATCTAATAATGAAATATCTGCATTTGTAGGTAGACTAAAATTGCAAGTTTCAGTTCCGGGACATACTTTTTGAATTTCATAACTTATTTCACGATATACACCATCGACTGTATCAAAAGAACATCCTAAAATAGTACTGCCCCCAATTCCAATTTGTCTTAATTCATAGCCGGGATAATTCGCATCTATTGGGTAAGGAATCCAACTTTCAACAAAGTATTTTTTTATGAAAGTTACTGAAACAACATCGTTAGGATTTTCATTTTTTGCAACCCATTGAAAATGGTTAACTCCATTTATTGTTTTACAGATAGTTTGATTCAAATCTATTTTAATACAATTTCTTGGAATACTACATTTTGGTGGTCCTTTTAAGATACCTGTCCCTGAACTACCACAGCCTTGTAAAAGGATTAATGAAGCTAATAAAATCATATAGTTCATTACTGATTTTGGTTTTTGTATCATGATATTAATTTTAGTTATTTATGGGCATGTCTTTACACTTGCAGGCAACGAGTAGGGGGGCGATGGATATCGAAGCATAATACTTAGTCCCGCTTTTGGCAATATCTTCTTGGTGGGAGTTTTTCTATCTTTATTTTACTTTTTCACAGGTATTTTGTATTCCCATTCACAAGCTTTAGTTTTTGCTTATAAACAAAAACTAAATTGAAATAATAAAACTTTAAGTAAATATGGTCTGTTATTTTTATCTACTCAAAGCTATACCATATATCCAACAAAAAAAATAGCTACTATTAGCTATTTTTAATCTTCAAATCCACCCCTCTTTTATCGATTTACTTAGTAAGTCCAATGGGTTATGAACTTCAGCTTTAGTCAAAATATTTTTCCGATGGTTATGCACAGTATTCAGACTAATAAATAACTTTTCGGCAATGGTCTTACTGTTTTTGCCTTCCAATATGCATTTCAAAACTTCTTTTTCTCTTTTCGTGAATAGATCAAATGACTTAGTGAGCTTCTCTGTAACCTCAATATTATAATATGATGGCTCATCATCAAAGCCAATAATAGAAAAACAAGGTGTACCCTCTTTTTTGATATGGGTAATATCCGTATGCAAGACCAGACTTCTGTAATAGTTATTTTCATCAAATTCGATGGGAACGATTTGATGAAGTAGGCGAATATAATTATTGGTTTTAGTTTTTATTCTGTAATCGTGCTGGAATTTGTAACTGCCTCTTTTTTCCAATGGTAATTCTTTTAGAAATTCTGTTAATTTGTTTTCAAAATTTAAGAAATAAGGCTTATCATTCGGATGAATTTGGTCTAAAAAAAATAAAGCATTTATTTCATTAGAATCGTAACCAAGTATATTTTTAATGTGAGGACTTATGAATTCTAATTCCATCGTAGATACATTAAAAATCATATAGTAGTAATCTCCCGCTTGAAAAATATTCAGCAATTTTTTGTGAAGTTCCAGATTAAGCTCCAAATTTTTTGTGTAAGAAGCATCTTTTAATATTGCTTTACCCCATACCTCAGTGGCAGCTTGATACAGAGATGTTTTAGACTTTTCCATGGTTATTGGTTTTTTAGATGTTTAACTTTCGATGACTTTTATAATTTCAAATCCCACTAAAGCATATTATTCGTAAAATAAACTTTACTGAGCATTGTAATTGAGATATGAAAGGCTTTATCAGATGTAGTATCTGTTTGTGGTGAAAAGTGTTATAGTTTTTAACAAATGTATATTTTATTTTGAATTGAATGTGTATTTTAAACTAAATTATTTCGCTAAATAATATGCAATTCAAGAATAAAGTAAATTATTGTAATGATTATTCAGAAAATTTGTGGCGAAAAGAAATTGCTGGTTCAAACTCAAAATAATAAATAAAAACTTCAGGTTGAAAAACAAATTTTTCATTCATCTCATAAGTTATTTCCAGCCCATTAAAATTTTTTAATTTAGTGTTAATACTATGATTTAAAATCTAAATGATTGATACATAATTGTTCAGCAGGATGGTGCAGGATGCTCATATTTACGTTTGTGATTAGCTTGGTTAACACAAAATTAATATTACATGAACAAGAAAACTTTACTCATTAAGCAAGCTTTAAAATCTTTGCTATTGTGTGGATTGACCTTATCCGCTGCTGGCTTAGATGCTCAGACATTAGCATTTCCTGAAGCTACCGGTTTTGGTAGATATACCACCGGAGCAAGAGGAGCAGCCAATCCTCAAATCTATTTAGTTACGAATTTAAATGACAGTGGCGCAGGTTCTTTCCGTGATGCAGTGAGTCAGCCGGGAAGATTTGTGATTTTCAAAGTGGGAGGGATTGTTAATTTACAATCTGTTGTTGCCGTGGCTGCCAATACAACAATTGCCGGGCAGACCGCTCCGGGAGAAGGGATTTTGTTTTTAGGACCTAGAGTATCATTTTCAGGATCGAGTAATACCATTGCAAGATATATGCGTATCCGTTATGGCGGAACGTCGCAAAATCAGGATGCATCAGGAATTTCCAACGGGGCGAATATTATTCTGGATCACATGACGTTTACCTGGGGAACAGATGAGGTTTTCTCCATCAACTGGGATAACAATGGGACAAGTCCGGATAATATCACCATCCAAAATTCTATTATCGGACAGGGATTACATCGCCATAACCATTCTGCGGGAGGTTTGATGCAGCCGTCTGCCGGAGGAAAAATCAGTTTAATCGGAAATTTATACATCTGTAATAAGACCCGTAATAATAAAGTAAAAGGAATCAACGAGTTTGTAAACAATGTCGTTTACAACTGGGGGAATTATGGAAACACGTACGGACACACTCAGTCTGGAGAAGCGTACATTATGGGCGGTGATTCTGCGGGAAGTTCTTTTGTAAATATCATCAATAATTATTTTATTGGAGGACCCAATACGAGCGGTACTGTTTCTACACCTTTCAGTGTAGGAAACGCCAACTTTAATTTATATGGTTCAGGAAATTATTTTGATAATAATAAAAACGGAGTTTTAGATGGAGCACTCGTTCCTTCTGATTTAACTGGATTTCCTGCTGGAGATATAACGGCAATACAGTCGACTTCTTATGATTATCCGATGAAGAACCCGACACTAACGGCTCAGGGAGCATTTGATAATATCATTGCAGGCGTGGGAGCATCTTATCCGAAACGTGATCAGGTAGATGGTCTGATGATTTCAGATCTTCAGTCGAAAGGAACAACTGCTGCGTATGTGTATGTACAAACTGATTTAACCACTCAATTTGGTTTTACCAATGGTGGTGCAGGTCATATTTACGGTGCTCCGGCTCCTTTAGATACCGACAATGACGGAATGCCCGATGCTTGGGAAACTGCCAACGGACTGAATCCAAATGTTCCTGATGCTTTAAACGTAAGCACTACGAATGCTCCTTATCTGAATATTGAGGTATATATAAACAGTTTACCGAATACACCGGCTCCGGATTTTGTTATCCCTCCTTCTGGAGTGAATTTCACGAATGCTTTGACATCCGGAACTCCGGCTACCAGTTCGTTAACTGTAAATTGGAGTGATAATGCAACTAATGAAACCAATTATGTACTGGAGCGTTCACTAAATGGTACTGCGTTCACAGTTATTGCTACATTGCCTGCGAATACAACAAGTTATAATGAAACAGGTTTAACACCGAATACTCAGTATTATTACAGAGTCAAAGCGACCAATGCTACCGATTCTTCGGTCTATACAGCGAATGCGTCAATCACTACACCGCCAGTTCCGTCTGCTCCTACAAAAGCAACCACTCCAACACCGACAAATGGTTTTAATGATGTGCAGTTGACGAATGGAAATTTATTGTTAAAATGGACGGGCAGTACCAATACCACCAACTACACCGTTCATTTTGGAACAGATCCACAGAATTTAACAAATGTTGCAACAGTACCTTATTCCGCGACACCATCATATCAGTTAACTAATTTAAATACATCTACCAATTATTACTGGAGAATTGATTCTTCAAATGCATTAGGTTCTATAACGGGAGATGTCTGGAGTTTCCGTGCACTGACGCCGAGTCTTGTCGGAAACTGGCCATTCTCAGAAATTCCTTCTTCTGGTGAACAAATTGCAGACGTTACTTCTTACGCCAATAACGGAACCTTAAATGTTGCTTACGATAATGCGAATGTAAGAGTACCGGGAAAAGAAAACTATGCCCTTGATTTGGCAACATCCCCGAACACGCCTTACATAGCGAGTATTCCGCATCAGGATCAGATTTTATTTAATACGAATTCATTTACGGTTTCTTACTGGATGAAAGCTCCGGCAAGTATGATTCCGTCTTCTTCGGCAACCAGTCTTTATGTTTTGTGCAAAGGTTCATTTACAAAGAATCTTACGACAGGAGCAACAGGTAAACGTTTTAATGTAGAAATCAAAGGCGGTCAGTTGAGATATGCGATTGATGATGATGTTACCAAAAAGGAAATCACCTCGCCAATTGCCAATTATTTTACCAACAATTGGGTACACGTAGTGATCCAAAGAGATATTACCACTCATAAAATGAGAATTTACACCAACGGAGTTTTAAGTTCAGAAGGAGACGAAACTGCAGTTACCGGAATTGGTGAAGCAAGTGCTTTGGTGATCGGGAATATCGGTGAACTTGAATTTTCGGCAAGTACTAATGCTCCGGCTCCTTACAAAGGTGCATTTGATGAGTTGAAAATGTACAATTACGCATTATCTCCAACGGAAATATCTGCTTTGTACAATCAGGCAGTGTTGGGTAACGCAGAATTCAGCATCAGCAAAAATGTTGGAAGTGTATATCCGAATCCTGTGAAAGATCAGTTATTCATTAAACTTCCTGAATATAAAAAATTAAGCTTAACGGCAACGGTAATGGACATGACCGGAAAGGTGATCATCAAAGAAAAATTGAATGCTAACGAGAACGGAACATTTAATCTGAATATGGGCGGTAGAAAAGTATCGGGAAATTATATTCTGAATGTTTCAGGAGACAACCTGAACAGCAATTTTAAAATCATTGTTCAGTAAAAAATTAGAGCACACTTAGTTTATTTCATATTACATTAGAAGATCCTTTCATTTATTTGAAAGGATTTTTTGTTTTTTACGCTTTTGAAACCACCCCGTCTTTTCATTCTGAAAAATCCACCCCTCCGAGGGAGGGGAATTTTTAACTCTATCTATGCGCAGCAGCAATTCCCCTCCCTCGGAGGGGTGGCGAAAATTCGAAGAATTTTTGACGGGGTGGTTTTGTTGCTGACATTATGAACGTAATCCTTTTATTTTACCAATTCATATCACTTTGAAATCACGTGTTACATGATTTCTTTGATAACAATTGTTTTTTTTATGTGGAAAACTTTGTTTGCAGTCTTCATCATCTGGTTTGTTAAATCTGCTAATTTTTCGAAAATGTCTGTAAAGTGCTGAAATATAATAAATTGTACTTGATTGCCTCTTCCGTGTAGTTGATTGGCTCTTCGGAGTGATTGATTGTCTCAACGTAATGCTTGAATACCGTTTATAAGCGGTTGAAGCGGTCATCGAACTACTTAAATGCTCTAACGTACTACTTTATCGGTTTTTGAAATCAGCAATTGGTTTTAAAGTTGAGGTTTCTGCTGGATTGAGTATTTGCGGAAGCCTGTATGAGTTAAATAGGAAAACCTCGCAGGGGTGAGGTTTTTATTTTGATAGCCACACGATGCAATCGTACAAGAGCGGAGCGGAGCGAGCTTTCGAAAAACATAAAGTTAAAGTAAGAACAAACGTAGCAAATACTTTTTCATACTACTACTACTACTACTACTACTACTACTACTACTACTACTACTACTACTACTACTTACAAAAAAATGGAGAATTTAAAAGAATGAGCAGTATGAAAAGCCTACTTTTCAATTTTGTATTTCTCACAACATTTTGCCAATACAATTTTGTATGCAGTCTTTATTTTCTATTTATTCTATCTTCTATTTGTTTAATGAAGTTTCCAAATTCTTTGTGTTGTGATAAAAAAAGAACTAATGTAGTAAATGAAGCTATTATTTGTGTTAGTACAACTGCTTTTGCTATTATTGTATTTGGCTTTATTTCACTAGAATTATTCATTATAAAACTAGTTAAAGAATAAAAGAAAAAGTCAAGGAAAATCTCAAATTTATTTCCTTTTGTTACATTCAAAAAATTAGTGCTGTTATTATCATTTATAATCCAATAATAGGTAGAAAATAAAATTGAAATTAAAAAAATAAACTTCAAAACCTCTGAAATTAAATGATATTTTGGTTTCTCTTCATTTACTATATGAATTTTCTCAACAAATTCAATTATTAAGTACATTACAGACATTAATAGGAAAAAGTAAAAGAAAGCTAAATAAAAATAAAACTCAAAGTTTGATAAAATTCCTAAAGATTTATATACAAAGTACATCAAAATTGGAAGTATTAACGTTACGATTGTTGCTTTTGATTTTTCTAATTTTTCTTTCAAGGCGATGTGGTATAAAATTACTTACAACTTTCGGCTTAACGCATTGCGTCAATCCAAACTAATTGCGCTAAAAATAATTAAATATTCAGTCAAAACCAATTTTATTTCAATTTGAAATGAAAAAAAGCCAAAGTTCTCACTTCAGCTTCAATCATAAAATCATTCTATTTTTATCCGGTAATTTTCAATGACTGTATCAGCCCATTATTCAATTCAAAATGGTATTTCAAAACGAGAGGGCTTCCGGGAAATGTTCCTGAGACTTCTGCTGAAAGGATGTTTTCGTTATAGTCTAATGACTTCATAGTGGCTTTGTATTCTTTATTAGCTTTATCAATCCAGTTTTCAATTTCAGCTTTTCCAATGTGGGTTTTGCCTTCATCAAATACTTCCGCATTTTCAGTAAAACAATTTGCATATGCTGCACTGTCAAATTCGTTTTGTGCTTTCACTAATTCTGAGATAATGTTGGGTAAATTCATTTTATTGTATTTTAAGATTATTAAATTGTTGGCACGGTTCCGCCGTCGATTACAAATTCAGTTCCGGTTAAATAGCTGGCTCTTGGTGAAACAAGAAAACCTACCAATTCAGCGACTTCTTCAGGTTTTGCGGGTCTTCCGAAAGGAATTCCACCGAGGGCAGTCATGACGCTTTGGGTGGCTTCTTCGATTGTGGAATTGTTACTTTCGGCGATGCGTTCCATCATTCGTTCGGAGGCGGTGGTCAGGATCCAACCAGGTGATACGGTTAAGATGCGGACACCTTTTGGAGCAACTTCGTTGGATAAACTCTTGCTGTAATTGAGCAAACCTGCTTTAGCAGCGGCGTAGGGAAGAGTACTGTCGTACAGCGGTAATCTTGCCTGAATGGAAGCGATGTGAATGATGACACCAGTTTTCCTTTCGATCATCTGCGGTAAAAAGCCACGGTCTAAACGAACAGGTGACATCAGGTTAGTTTGAAATGATTGCATCCAGTCTTCGTCGGTCAATACGGTAAAACCGCCGCCTTTGGTATCCGAACCGCCGAGATTATTGACAAGAATATCCAGCTTCCCGAATTGCTGAAGGACTTCATCGACTACTTTTTGAGTTCCCTGAGCGGTGCTGAGGTCTGCGGAGATAAAGTGAAGGTTTGTATTTACTTCTTCGGGTGGATTTCTTGCAGTGATGATGACGGTTGCTCTCGCATTAAGCAGTCTTTCTGCGATCGCTTTTCCGGCTCCTTTTGTGCCACCTGTGACAAGCGCGATTTTGCCTGTCAGTTCGTCATTGAAATTAAATTGGTTTTCCATTTTGTTAATTCTTTGGTACAAATTTCTGAAGTATCACCCAATCAGGCAATAACGGAAAATCGAATGGCATAGGGATAATTTTTTCCCCTATTGTACATTTTGGTACATTGGGCTAATTTTACAGTATGCATGAGAGAAAAATTCCCCTGAACTTAAACTGCGGTCTCGACCTGATTGGCGAGGTGCTTTACGGTAAATGGAAAATCCGTTTGCTATGGTTTATCAATGAAGGGCATCTGCGCCCCAGCGAACTGCAGCGCAAAATTCCCGATGCTTCAAGGCGTGTTCTGAATATTCAGCTGAAAGAACTGGAGGAACACGAATTGGTTTCAAAGAAAATTTATGCACAGGTTCCACCCAAGGTAGAATATTTTCTAACCGATTTTGGGAAGACGCTGATTCCTGTGATTTCTGCGTTGGGAAATTGGGGTGATAAAAATGAGGAGAGATTGCGGGAGGTGATTTTGGGGAGAATGGGGAAGGGGAGTGAGTAAGAGCTTGCAAGCTTGTGTTGGCTTATTATTTTCTCTGTTTTAAATAGTTTAACAGATCAATAATATGCTGCTGGGTGTGACCTGAAAAAATAAATTGAAAATACCAAAGTCCGTCATCAGGGCTATTGTTTTCTATTCTCCATTTTATTTCTAACAGATCTAGGATAATATCTGATAGATCGTCTATTGCATCACCGATTGCAATGTTATCTTCTTTATCAGTAATCATTAAATCAAGAGCAATATTGTAAAAACCAAAGTCTGGAAAATTACTTTCAACATTCTTTCTTATATCAGCATATTTGTGTTCATTGTATTCTGCATAATCAGTATTGTCATGCTCATAGCGAATATCAAAATATAAACTGTAAATAGTTATCAGAGATTTTTCTAACAATAAATCTCTATCACTTTTATTGATTTTTAAGTTGGTCTCTAATCCAAATTTTACAATTTGTACTATTGTATGAATCAGTTTTGTTATCATTATTATTTCTTCTGATTGATTAGGGGTTTGCAGTGGCTTGTTTCTATGACTAAAGGAGAATTTTTATTCTACCAAAATTCTATAGTCAAAAATTTCTTTTCTGTTCACTAAAATCGAATCAAAATCATTTCTTTTAAATGACTTTTGTCTGTGAAAGTAATCCATATCTGCGTTGTAAATCTCCAGAATCTTTTCTTTGATTTCTTCATCCCGATTTTGTAGATATTTTTCACAAAGACAAAGAGCCAATTTCTGTTTTGCCGACTCAGATCTCCATTGATTTCCTATCATATTCTGACCATACATTTGTTTCTCTTTTTCCTCATCAATAACATCATATCTCATCTTACAGGATTTAAAATTCACTTCTCCATCATATTTTTGAGTACATGAAAGTAAAGC comes from Chryseobacterium sp. 3008163 and encodes:
- the gcvP gene encoding aminomethyl-transferring glycine dehydrogenase — translated: MNTEQFVSRHISLNEADKQAMLEKVGVSSIEELISQTIPSSIRLENDLNISEPLSEYQMLNHSKELAAKNTDYTSYIGFGYHNTLLPSAIQRNIFENPSWYTAYTPYQAEIAQGRLEALLNYQTVVCDLTGFALANASLLDESTAAAEAMHMFFNNRTKDQKKAGANKFFISDLVLPQTVSVLKTKAEGLAIEIVEGDHKTHQFDESYYGVLLQYPGKNGIVLDYTEDIVEYKKLDLQVVVACDPMALVKLKSPASMGADCAVGTSQRFGIPLGYGGPHAAFFSCKEDYKRDIPGRIIGVSQDMYGKRALRMALQTREQHIKRERATSNICTAQVLLAVMAGMYAVYHGPKGLNYIADQIHFKANALKGGLKALGYQTVEEPIFDTVKIVMAEDEKARLMRMMLDHKLNLNYFTEGVISIAINESTTLEKLNVLMASFAQFKDKQTFKLEIKEGYSIPEENLRKDEILTEEVFNKYHTETELMRYIKRLERKDLSLTHSMISLGSCTMKLNAATQMLPLSWDNWGAVHPFVPVNQAGGYQEMIKELEKDLSEITGFAGTSLQPNSGAQGEYAGLMVIREYHISRGEGHRNVVLIPQSAHGTNPASAAMAGMKIVVVKNLESGEIDFEDFKAKTEQHSENLSCVMITYPSTYGFFDANIKEITQLVHDHGGQVYMDGANMNAQVGYTSPGNIGADVCHLNLHKTFAIPHGGGGPGVGPICVAKHLVPFLPTNANIKVGSKEAIEGISAAPYGSGLILNISYAYIKMLGTSGLKKATEHAILNANYLKEILAEHFPILYSNTEGRVAHECIVDFRQFKSLGIEVADVAKRLMDYGFHAPTVSFPVAGTLMIEPTESESKSEIDRFAEALIAIKHEIDEIANGEADQTNNVLKNAPHTEQLVISDSWDKPYSREKAAYPLHWVRDHKFFASVSRVDEAYGDRNLVCTCEPIEAYM
- a CDS encoding SDR family oxidoreductase; translated protein: MENQFNFNDELTGKIALVTGGTKGAGKAIAERLLNARATVIITARNPPEEVNTNLHFISADLSTAQGTQKVVDEVLQQFGKLDILVNNLGGSDTKGGGFTVLTDEDWMQSFQTNLMSPVRLDRGFLPQMIERKTGVIIHIASIQARLPLYDSTLPYAAAKAGLLNYSKSLSNEVAPKGVRILTVSPGWILTTASERMMERIAESNNSTIEEATQSVMTALGGIPFGRPAKPEEVAELVGFLVSPRASYLTGTEFVIDGGTVPTI
- a CDS encoding DUF5063 domain-containing protein, which gives rise to MITKLIHTIVQIVKFGLETNLKINKSDRDLLLEKSLITIYSLYFDIRYEHDNTDYAEYNEHKYADIRKNVESNFPDFGFYNIALDLMITDKEDNIAIGDAIDDLSDIILDLLEIKWRIENNSPDDGLWYFQFIFSGHTQQHIIDLLNYLKQRK
- a CDS encoding LuxR C-terminal-related transcriptional regulator translates to MEKSKTSLYQAATEVWGKAILKDASYTKNLELNLELHKKLLNIFQAGDYYYMIFNVSTMELEFISPHIKNILGYDSNEINALFFLDQIHPNDKPYFLNFENKLTEFLKELPLEKRGSYKFQHDYRIKTKTNNYIRLLHQIVPIEFDENNYYRSLVLHTDITHIKKEGTPCFSIIGFDDEPSYYNIEVTEKLTKSFDLFTKREKEVLKCILEGKNSKTIAEKLFISLNTVHNHRKNILTKAEVHNPLDLLSKSIKEGWI
- a CDS encoding nuclear transport factor 2 family protein yields the protein MNLPNIISELVKAQNEFDSAAYANCFTENAEVFDEGKTHIGKAEIENWIDKANKEYKATMKSLDYNENILSAEVSGTFPGSPLVLKYHFELNNGLIQSLKITG
- a CDS encoding winged helix-turn-helix transcriptional regulator → MLYGKWKIRLLWFINEGHLRPSELQRKIPDASRRVLNIQLKELEEHELVSKKIYAQVPPKVEYFLTDFGKTLIPVISALGNWGDKNEERLREVILGRMGKGSE
- a CDS encoding LamG-like jellyroll fold domain-containing protein codes for the protein MNKKTLLIKQALKSLLLCGLTLSAAGLDAQTLAFPEATGFGRYTTGARGAANPQIYLVTNLNDSGAGSFRDAVSQPGRFVIFKVGGIVNLQSVVAVAANTTIAGQTAPGEGILFLGPRVSFSGSSNTIARYMRIRYGGTSQNQDASGISNGANIILDHMTFTWGTDEVFSINWDNNGTSPDNITIQNSIIGQGLHRHNHSAGGLMQPSAGGKISLIGNLYICNKTRNNKVKGINEFVNNVVYNWGNYGNTYGHTQSGEAYIMGGDSAGSSFVNIINNYFIGGPNTSGTVSTPFSVGNANFNLYGSGNYFDNNKNGVLDGALVPSDLTGFPAGDITAIQSTSYDYPMKNPTLTAQGAFDNIIAGVGASYPKRDQVDGLMISDLQSKGTTAAYVYVQTDLTTQFGFTNGGAGHIYGAPAPLDTDNDGMPDAWETANGLNPNVPDALNVSTTNAPYLNIEVYINSLPNTPAPDFVIPPSGVNFTNALTSGTPATSSLTVNWSDNATNETNYVLERSLNGTAFTVIATLPANTTSYNETGLTPNTQYYYRVKATNATDSSVYTANASITTPPVPSAPTKATTPTPTNGFNDVQLTNGNLLLKWTGSTNTTNYTVHFGTDPQNLTNVATVPYSATPSYQLTNLNTSTNYYWRIDSSNALGSITGDVWSFRALTPSLVGNWPFSEIPSSGEQIADVTSYANNGTLNVAYDNANVRVPGKENYALDLATSPNTPYIASIPHQDQILFNTNSFTVSYWMKAPASMIPSSSATSLYVLCKGSFTKNLTTGATGKRFNVEIKGGQLRYAIDDDVTKKEITSPIANYFTNNWVHVVIQRDITTHKMRIYTNGVLSSEGDETAVTGIGEASALVIGNIGELEFSASTNAPAPYKGAFDELKMYNYALSPTEISALYNQAVLGNAEFSISKNVGSVYPNPVKDQLFIKLPEYKKLSLTATVMDMTGKVIIKEKLNANENGTFNLNMGGRKVSGNYILNVSGDNLNSNFKIIVQ